A window of Vidua macroura isolate BioBank_ID:100142 chromosome 32, ASM2450914v1, whole genome shotgun sequence contains these coding sequences:
- the LOC128820903 gene encoding olfactory receptor 6M1-like — protein sequence MGPENETAVTEFILEGFPELDPRLQVFFSRVLLLMYLTTVMGNATIIFLVCVDHQLQTPMYFFISNLAFLEICFTSSTSIKLFVMLSSGQNTLSLSSCFAQNYFYFALGCTEFILLVVMSFDRYVAICQALLHAAIMKPQLCVHLVVAAWVLGFALLSYRLFLLSELSFCGSKIPHFLCDNSPLFRLSCSDTSLLWKIDSVFLPCVVLGSLCLTLAFYTCILFCVLHLPAASGRKKALTTCSSHLITLSIAYGSCIALYTCPAEDVSLRTNRIVALLNTVLYPFLNPFIYSLRNKSVILALNKSIARARTKLFP from the coding sequence ATGGGaccagaaaatgaaacagcagtTACTGAGTTCATCCTAGAGGGTTTCCCAGAGCTTGATCCGAGACTGCAGGTATTTTTCTCTCGGGTCCTTCTGCTCATGTACCTGACAACAGTGATGGGGAATGCAACCATCATTTTCCTCGTGTGTGTGGATCACCAGCTGCAAACCCCCATGTACTTTTTCATCAGCAACCTGGCCTTCCTGGAGATCTGCTTTACATCCTCCACAAGCATCAAATTGTTTGTGATGCTGAGCTCTGGTCAGAACACTCTCTCACTAAGCAGCTGCTTTGCCCAAAACTATTTCTATTTTGCCCTGGGCTGCACAGAGTTCATCCTGCTCGTTGTCATGTCCTTTGACCGCTATGTTGCCATCTGCCAAGCTTTGCTCCATGCTGCCATCATGAAGCCTCAGCTCTGTGTCCACCTGGTTGTTGCTGCTTGGGTCCTCGGCTTTGCCCTGCTGAGCTACCGGCTGTTCTTGCTCTCGGAGCTGTCTTTCTGTGGCTCCAAGATCCCCCATTTCCTTTGTGACAACTCCCCCTTGTTCAGACTGTCCTGCTCTGACACCAGCCTGCTTTGGAAAATAGACTCTGTCTTCTTACCGTGTGTCGTGCTGGGTTCCTTATGTTTGACTCTGGCATTTTACACCTGCAtccttttctgtgttctgcatcttccagcagcctctgggaggAAGAAAGCTTTGACTACGTGTTCTTCCCATCTCATCACCTTGTCCATTGCCTATGGGAGCTGCATTGCTCTCTACACGTGTCCTGCAGAAGATGTTTCCTTGAGGACCAACAGAATTGTAGCTCTGCTCAACACAGTCCTGTACCCATTCTTAAATCCATTCATCTACAGCCTTCGGAACAAATCTGTGATCCTGGCCCTGAACAAATCCATTGCCAGGGCAAGAACAAAGCTTTTCCCCTAA